A genomic window from Silene latifolia isolate original U9 population chromosome Y, ASM4854445v1, whole genome shotgun sequence includes:
- the LOC141631901 gene encoding uncharacterized protein LOC141631901: MPLYTKFLKDVLTKKRSIGGDGLVSLRGECSAILRNPMPEKLQDPGSFSIPCTVGNVSIKRALCDLGASVSILPLPIARKVGLHDMIPTSMTLQLADRSVQRSMGVIKYLPIKVGNFYIPADFVVLDIPEDQQTPIILGRPLLATGDVNISVKEGKLTFKVGGNVVEFSLTGAMSQPMFESVYSIDMLEEAIEEAKEKCSGEHLEEDYEALPPILDEV; this comes from the coding sequence ATGCCGCTCTACACAAAATTCTTGAAGGATGTGTTGACCAAGAAGAGAAGCATTGGAGGAGATGGTCTAGTTTCTCTTAGAGGGGAATGTAGTGCGATCTTACGCAATCCCATGCCTGAGAAACTacaagatccgggtagtttttccatCCCTTGCACGGTGGGTAACGTGAGCATTAAGAGGGCACTTTGTGATCTTGGTGCTAGTGTTAGCATACTACCTCTTCCCATTGCGAGGAAAGTTGGGTTACATGACATGATTCCTACCTCCATGACACTACAACTAGCCGATAGATCGGTACAAAGATCGATGGGTGTGATTAAGTACTTGCCGATTAAGGTTGGCAACTTCTACATCCCGGCGGATTTCGTAGTACTTGACATCCCGGAGGATCAACAAACGCctattatactaggaagaccccTCCTAGCAACAGGAGATGTTAATATTAGCGTCAAGGAGGGGAAACTCACCTTCAAGGTGGGAGGGAATGTAGTTGAATTCTCTTTGACCGGAGCCATGTCACAACCTATGTTCGAAAGTGTTTACTCCATAGACATGTTGGAAGAAGCTATTGAAGAAGCTAAGGAAAAATGCTCAGGGGAGCATTTAGAGGAAGATTATGAAGCTCTACCACCTATCTTGGATGAAGTTTAG